Within Elizabethkingia sp. JS20170427COW, the genomic segment ATAAGCAATGAAAAACTGGTAGAGTATATCCAATTTTGGAATGAGATACAAGCGGTAGGAAAAATTATCCCCACTAAAGAGCCTATAAAACAGGATAGTTTGTACACTATTATGAGGGAAAACCCTTATGTTACTAGAGAAGATATTGTCGATCGTTATCGTGGTCTGAAAACCAATATTACCATCAATCACCAGAATTATATATTAGTAGTGGAAACTAATGTAGAAGAAACCGAAGAAACGGTAGCTTATATTGCTGCTGTTACTTTAATGTTCTTTTTGATATTGGTCATTGGTTTTTGGATTTTAAACAAAAGACAATCCAAAAGAATATGGGTACCTTTCCGCGATACATTACAGAAGCTAAAAAACTTTCAGCTCAACGATCAAAAATTAATTTCCTTTCAAGAAACAGATATTATAGAATTTGCAGAGTTGAACCAAACCCTGGAGAAGTTATTGCAACATACAATTACCATCTATAAAAGTCAGAAAGAATTTACAGAAAACGCCTCGCATGAGTTGCAAACCCCTTTAGCTGTACTGAAGAGTAAATTGGCAATATTGCTTCAAAATAAAGACCTTACGGAAGAACAGTATCACATTGTTGAGGAGATGAACAAGGCTTTAATCCGAAGCAGTAAGATCAATAAAAATTTACTCTTATTAGCCAAAATTGAGAACAAGCAATTTAATCATTCAGAGAAAATAGCATTGGATGTATTGGTTTCTCAAAGTATAGAAAATTTTCAGGAATTTTTTCAAGATAAAAACTTAAAAATAATATTGGATCTTCAATCGCCTATACAAGCGACGGGGAATATCGGTTTAACGGAAATTCTGGTTAATAATATAATTGTTAACGCCATTCGTTATACCGCACCAGAGGGGAAAGTACGAGTACAATTGTCGGATTATGTCTTAGAAGTCAGAAATACAGGTACTCAAGCGCTTCCATCTGAGGCTTTGTTTAAAAGATTTTCCAAAGCATCCTCTCACAACAGCGGAAGTGGTTTGGGCTTATCGATTGTTTATGAGATATGTAGATTTCAAGGTTGGGAGATTTCTTATCATTTTGCTCAAAATGAGCATATTTTTATCATACGTTTTAAAAAGTAAAATTCAGAATTTATTCAAAATTCAGCCATAAAATTGCACCAGTTAATTCATGGAGGAATTTGAACTTGCCTTCCTATTATTCTGATTATTTAAAGTATGAAAAAGTTTGTTAACGACCGATTTTCCTTATTACTCTCAGTAGGAAGTCTATATGTAGTGTTATCGTTTATCACCAGAGTGATTTTATTGATGATGTCCATAAAAGATGTAGAGTTAAACATTCTGAATCTTTTACGGACTTTTTTTATAGGTTTTGTTTTCGATATCACCATTATCTTAGCTTTTATGCTGCTCTATATGGTGTATTTATTAGTCTTTCCTAAAAAATGGGTAGGCTCTTGGGCGGATAAAGTGTTTACATACACCTATTTGGGATTGGTACTGATTATTATATTTTTTAGCCTAATGGCAGAGTTTCCTTTCTGGGATGAGTTTGGGGTAAGATTTAATTTTATTGCAGTAGATTATTTGATATACACTTATGAGGTGGTGTCTAATATTAACCAATCTTATCCACTACCATTAATTATAACCGTGTTACTAGGTTTGGTAGCAGGAACTATTTTTTTATTTTATAAAAAAGGAGTTTTTAGGAAAACTTTTTCGGGGCAGCTATCCTTCCGATACAGATTGTGTTATGTCCTTCCTTTATTGATTGTGAGTATTGGTTTGTTGGAAGGAATGAAAAACAAGTATGCCGATTTTACCAATAACAGTGTTACGAATGAATTAGGAAAAAATGGTGCTTTTTCATTTATTACTGCTTTCGGATCTAATGAGTTGGATTACACAATGTTTTATCCAACTCTTAATGACAAAGAAGTTTATGCTGAATTGAAAAAGAATTTGTTGCAGCAAAATCAGCACTATACTTCTACACAATGGGATGATATTAATAGAAAGACGGTAGGCCAAAATGAGACGCGTCCTAATATTATTCTTATTGCAATTGAAAGTTTTAGTGGCGATTTTTTAAAAGCATTCGGAAATAAAGATCAACTAACCCCTAATTACGACAAATTAGCTGAGCAAAGTATCTTTTTTACGAATTTATATGCTACGGGAACAAGAACAGTACGAGGGATGGAGGCACTTACCCTTTGTGTTCCGCCTACGCCAGGAAACAGCATTGTAAGAAGACCCGATAATGAACATATTTTTTCCATTGCCAGTGTTCTGAAACAGAAAAATTATCAACCCTATTTTATTTACGGTGGTGATGGTTATTTTGATAATATGAATACTTTTTTCGGAGGACAAGGATTTGATATTGTAGATCGGGATAGAGGAAATCCTTTATCAGACGATATAGAAACCCATCGTTATATCATTTCTGATGATGAGGTGAGTTTTGAAAATGCCTGGGGGATTTGTGATGAGGATCTTTATCGCCAGTCGATTAAATATGCGGATAAGGCTAATAGAACAGGGAAACCATTTTTCCAGTTTGTGATGACAACTTCCAACCATAAGCCTTATACTTTCCCTGATGGGAAAATAGATCTTCCCCAAGGAAGCCGTAACGCTGCAGTAAAATATACCGATTATGCTCTAGGTAAGTTTATTGCAGAAGCTCAGCAAAAACCTTGGTTTAAAAATACGGTATTTGTAATAGTAGCCGACCATTGCGCTAGCAGTGCCGGGAAATGGGAAATTAACATTGGTAAGCATCACATCCCTGCAATTATTTACAATCTTCCTCATCAACCAC encodes:
- a CDS encoding LTA synthase family protein, coding for MKKFVNDRFSLLLSVGSLYVVLSFITRVILLMMSIKDVELNILNLLRTFFIGFVFDITIILAFMLLYMVYLLVFPKKWVGSWADKVFTYTYLGLVLIIIFFSLMAEFPFWDEFGVRFNFIAVDYLIYTYEVVSNINQSYPLPLIITVLLGLVAGTIFLFYKKGVFRKTFSGQLSFRYRLCYVLPLLIVSIGLLEGMKNKYADFTNNSVTNELGKNGAFSFITAFGSNELDYTMFYPTLNDKEVYAELKKNLLQQNQHYTSTQWDDINRKTVGQNETRPNIILIAIESFSGDFLKAFGNKDQLTPNYDKLAEQSIFFTNLYATGTRTVRGMEALTLCVPPTPGNSIVRRPDNEHIFSIASVLKQKNYQPYFIYGGDGYFDNMNTFFGGQGFDIVDRDRGNPLSDDIETHRYIISDDEVSFENAWGICDEDLYRQSIKYADKANRTGKPFFQFVMTTSNHKPYTFPDGKIDLPQGSRNAAVKYTDYALGKFIAEAQQKPWFKNTVFVIVADHCASSAGKWEINIGKHHIPAIIYNLPHQPQKINRLTSQIDIMPTLFGYLNWNYTTQLYGKDINQTKPGEERAFIGNYRTLGLLKDQLFTQIDDRKTVKQFLVSDKDLSLTEQKIQNKTLVKQTISYYQTASERFKNGKMKEK
- a CDS encoding cell wall metabolism sensor histidine kinase WalK codes for the protein MKNLLQKSLVQLAIFAFVVFSLSIPSYFFLVDWIWLKELDENNHLIAERISNEFNEQEISNEKLVEYIQFWNEIQAVGKIIPTKEPIKQDSLYTIMRENPYVTREDIVDRYRGLKTNITINHQNYILVVETNVEETEETVAYIAAVTLMFFLILVIGFWILNKRQSKRIWVPFRDTLQKLKNFQLNDQKLISFQETDIIEFAELNQTLEKLLQHTITIYKSQKEFTENASHELQTPLAVLKSKLAILLQNKDLTEEQYHIVEEMNKALIRSSKINKNLLLLAKIENKQFNHSEKIALDVLVSQSIENFQEFFQDKNLKIILDLQSPIQATGNIGLTEILVNNIIVNAIRYTAPEGKVRVQLSDYVLEVRNTGTQALPSEALFKRFSKASSHNSGSGLGLSIVYEICRFQGWEISYHFAQNEHIFIIRFKK